The Pochonia chlamydosporia 170 chromosome 1, whole genome shotgun sequence genome window below encodes:
- a CDS encoding extracelular serine carboxypeptidase (similar to Cordyceps militaris CM01 XP_006666948.1) — protein sequence MIVGSLCVALALAASPVVAILPGGMSLQGALGMMPGDDEKPIGVTGSSKIKAYNMSVPIDHFHNETKYEPHSNDSYNLRYWADTSHYKKGGPVIILHSGEFNSEGRLPFLEYGIASILTKATGGVGIVLEHRYYGTSWPTKNASTESYRFLTTDQALADTAYFSKHLKIPGQEHLNLTSPETPHILYGGSYAGGFVAIARKVYPDVFWGAISSSGVTVAIDNFWQYGEATRHYAPGECSPTIQKLTDIIDHALLNRDPELSREIRTLFGLGSLMQDEFGSYLMGIQPSLQGTNWDPEQDGIDFGAFCAIITSDSILFRSTRHLLSRVRAVVEGAGYDGDSKRLTVRMLNYIGYVKQNVKGSRKNCKGEKKLRECLSARFETGSIEINKDTWHRSWLYQTCTEWGYFMNGAGTPKDRLPMVSRAVTAEFSSYTCKSFFGIKTRPNVEIINKHGGFNFSYPRVALIDGKQDPWRSAGVHAMGLPDRLSTYEEPFELIDWGVHHWDENGISPFTAGNGELGLPPPEIWEIQQKEVKIVKHWLKEFKNKDRPGSGPEL from the exons ATGATTGTCGGTAGCCTATGTGTTGCGCTTGCTCTGGCGGCCAGCCCGGTAGTCGCCATACTGCCGGGTGGCATGTCATTGCAAGGAGCACTTGGAATGATGCCTGGTGATGACGAGAAACCCATAGGTGTAACAGGGAGCTCAAAGATTAAGGCATACAACATGTCTGTGCCAATTGACCACTTTCACAATGAAACAAAGTATGAGCCTCACTCCAACGATTCTTACAACCTCCGGTACTGGGCCGACACTTCCCACTACAAGAAGGGGGGACCTGTTATTATCCTGCATTCGGGAGAGTTCAACAGTGAAGGTCGATTACCCTTTCTCGAGTACGGCATCGCGTCCATTCTGACCAAGGCGACGGGAGGTGTTGGCATCGTCCTTGAACACCGGTACTATGGAACCAGCTGGCCGACCAAGAATGCTTCTACCGAAAGCTATCGCTTCTTGACCACTGACCAAGCATTGGCTGATACTGCTTACTTCTCCAAGCACCTCAAAATCCCGGGGCAGGAACATCTCAACTTGACTTCTCCCGAAACACCTCACATTCTCTATGGTGGCTCTTATGCAGGAGGATTCGTGGCCATTGCCCGAAAAGTGTATCCCGATGTCTTTTGGGGTGCCATCTCCTCTTCCGGCGTTACAGTCGCCATTGATAACTTTTGGCAGTATGGCGAAGCAACTCGACACTATGCGCCGGGTGAATGCTCACCTACCATCCAAAAATTAACCGACATTATCGATCACGCGTTGCTAAACCGTGACCCTGAGCTCTCAAGAGAAATCAGGACGCTGTTTGGGCTCGGAAGCCTCATGCAGGATGAATTCGGTAGCTACCTCATGGGCATTCAGCCCAGTCTCCAAGGGACCAACTGGGACCCTGAGCAAGATGGAATTGATTTTGGCGCATTCTGTGCCATTATAACTTCCGACTCCATTCTGTTCCGGAGCACACGGCATCTTCTAAGCCGCGTTCGAGCCGTTGTCGAGGGCGCTGGCTACGACGGCGACAGCAAGCGACTGACTGTCAGGATGCTCAACTACATTGGCTATGTCAAACAAAATGTCAAGGGCAGTAGAAAGAATTGTAAAGGCGAGAAGAAACTGCGAGAGTGCCTCTCGGCTCGGTTTGAAACGGGCAGCATTGAGATTAACAAGGATACGTGGCACCGCAGCTGGTTGTACCAGACTTGCACCGA ATGGGGCTACTTCATGAACGGAGCGGGCACGCCCAAGGACCGCCTCCCCATGGTCTCCCGAGCTGTGACCGCTGAGTTCAGCTCGTATACCTGCAAGAGCTTCTTCGGAATCAAGACTCGCCCCAATGTTGAGATTATCAACAAGCATGGCGGATTCAACTTCAGCTATCCGCGAGTCGCGCTCATTGATGGTAAGCAAGATCCGTGGCGAAGCGCAGGCGTTCACGCAATGGGTCTGCCAGACAGGCTGTCGACGTATGAGGAGCCTTTCGAACTCATTGACTGGGGGGTGCATCACTGGGATGAGAATGGAATCAGTCCCTTTACCGCGGGTAATGGAGAACTTGGTCTACCACCTCCAGAGATTTGGGAAATACAACAGAAGGAGGTCAAGATTGTGAAGCACTGGTTAAAGGAGTTTAAGAATAAGGATAGGCCCGGATCTGGGCCAGAGCTTTAA
- a CDS encoding potassium transporter protein (similar to Neofusicoccum parvum UCRNP2 XP_007585645.1), translated as MAEYRYLANPDPEWTDFPNNLPPNTRVVGMNRAHDPITPQEGLSITELSIPIRDNDHITIRLYRRTSTSNEPLPLLMYMHGGGYVTGGLETDDSTCRAIALNINIAVINVEYRLAPEHKFPVGFEDSFDVLRWVASETGQAKLKTDLTKAFILGGTSAGANFTAGISHLALREELSPPITGVVFLAGSFCHPDVRPEKYRDRILSVDEINDAPGLTRKSIDYFAGKYGAPPEDKRLSPLLFESHAGIAKKAYFAICGWDPRRDEALLFRQLLEEAGLQTKMNVYAGLPHGFWTTCPDLAASKDWLERLLEAMGWLVE; from the exons ATGGCCGAATACCGATATCTCGCAAACCCCGACCCAGAATGGACTGAC TTTCCGAATAATCTCCCCCCAAACACACGCGTAGTCGGCATGAACCGCGCCCACGATCCCATTACACCCCAAGAAGGCCTCTCCATCACCGAACTCAGCATTCCCATCCGTGACAACgaccacatcaccatccgCCTCTACCGCCGCACATCGACCTCCAATGAACCACTCCCTCTACTAATGTACATGCACGGCGGTGGTTACGTCACCGGCGGCCTCGAAACAGACGATTCCACATGCCGCGCCATCGcactcaacatcaacatcgccgTCATAAACGTCGAGTACAGACTCGCCCCAGAGCACAAATTCCCCGTCGGTTTCGAAGACTCATTCGACGTCCTCAGATGG GTCGCTTCTGAAACAGGGCAAGCAAAACTCAAGACGGACCTCACAAAGGCCTTCATCCTAGGCGGTACATCGGCGGGCGCAAACTTCACAGCGGGGATATCTCATCTTGCGTTGCGGGAGGAGCTGTCCCCTCCTATAACGGGGGTGGTGTTCCTGGCGGGAAGTTTCTGCCACCCTGATGTTCGGCCGGAGAAGTATAGGGATAGGATACTGAGTGTGGATGAGATTAATGATGCGCCGgggttgacgaggaagtCTATTGACTACTTTGCTG GTAAATATGGCGCGCCGCCAGAAGATAAGCGTTTATCACCGCTGCTGTTTGAGTCACATGCTGGCATTGCGAAGAAAGCGTATTTTGCTATCTGTGGCTGGGATCCACGGCGAGATGAAGCTCTGTTGTTTAGACAATtgcttgaagaagctggacttCAGACCAAGATGAATGTTTATGCTGGACTGCCACATGGGTTTTGGACTACATGTCCTGACTTGGCAGCTTCCAAGGACTGGTTGGAGCGGTTGCTAGAAGCAATGGGCTGGCTCGTTGAGTAG